One part of the Deltaproteobacteria bacterium genome encodes these proteins:
- a CDS encoding phosphoenolpyruvate carboxykinase (ATP) gives MNNDQMKKLGFRNVGNIYWNLPTGALYEEIVKRREGLVAHKGPIVVRTGHHMGRSREDKYVVRDPANPSHILWGKTNKPFEEDHFHSLYNRLKAYLQGKDIFVQDCYAGADPKYRVPIRVISENAWHSLYARNLFIQSTDPEELTHHEPECTIIDVPRFHAFPEFDGTHSETFVIVNFGEKMILIGGTSYAGEIKRSSFTILNYAFLSEGNILPMHCAVNTGCDDENDVAVFFGLSGTGKTALALVEGRRLIGNDEHGWSDDGVFNFEGGCYSRVAGLTIEKNPALQACVERFGTVLENVTIDMETRRIDLSDTALTENTRAAYHITAIENAVASGRGAHPKHLFMLTRDVSGVMPPVACLNTEQALYFYLLGYTSEIEEGRVVPTFNPCFGAPFLALSPLVYARILGEKIARHHVQCWMINTGWTGGPLGEGHRIGIEHSRAIVRAVLSGKLDSVPMRKEPVFGFEVPEVCEGLPPEFLDPRQLWKDRGLYDTRARELVGQFKEYFDHFSEEVPIEIRRAGP, from the coding sequence ATGAACAATGACCAGATGAAGAAACTCGGTTTCCGTAACGTCGGGAACATCTACTGGAATCTCCCCACGGGGGCGCTCTATGAAGAGATCGTCAAACGGCGGGAGGGGCTCGTGGCCCACAAGGGGCCGATCGTGGTCCGGACGGGGCACCATATGGGACGGAGCCGTGAAGACAAGTATGTGGTCCGGGACCCGGCCAACCCCAGCCATATCCTCTGGGGCAAGACCAACAAACCCTTCGAGGAGGACCATTTTCATTCACTCTATAACCGCCTCAAGGCCTACCTCCAGGGGAAGGATATCTTCGTCCAGGACTGCTATGCCGGGGCCGACCCGAAGTACCGGGTCCCGATCCGGGTGATCTCGGAAAACGCCTGGCACAGCCTCTATGCCCGCAACCTGTTTATACAGAGTACCGATCCCGAAGAACTGACCCACCATGAGCCGGAGTGTACGATCATCGACGTCCCCCGGTTCCATGCCTTTCCCGAGTTCGACGGGACCCATTCCGAAACCTTTGTCATTGTAAACTTCGGGGAGAAGATGATCCTCATCGGGGGGACGAGCTATGCCGGAGAGATCAAGCGTTCCTCCTTTACCATCTTGAATTATGCCTTCCTTTCGGAGGGGAACATCCTTCCCATGCACTGTGCAGTGAATACCGGTTGTGACGATGAAAACGATGTGGCGGTTTTCTTCGGGCTCTCGGGGACGGGGAAGACGGCCCTTGCCCTGGTGGAGGGGAGGCGTCTCATCGGGAATGATGAACACGGCTGGTCCGATGACGGAGTTTTTAATTTCGAAGGAGGCTGCTACAGTCGGGTGGCGGGATTGACCATCGAAAAAAATCCTGCTCTCCAGGCCTGTGTGGAACGGTTTGGCACCGTTCTGGAAAATGTGACCATCGATATGGAGACGCGACGGATCGATCTTTCCGATACGGCTTTAACGGAGAATACCCGGGCCGCTTACCATATCACGGCCATTGAGAATGCCGTGGCCTCCGGCCGGGGTGCCCATCCGAAACATCTCTTCATGCTGACCCGAGATGTCTCGGGGGTTATGCCGCCTGTGGCCTGCCTGAATACGGAACAGGCTCTTTATTTTTATCTGCTGGGATACACCTCTGAAATTGAAGAGGGGAGAGTGGTGCCCACCTTTAATCCCTGTTTTGGAGCCCCCTTTCTGGCCCTTTCCCCCTTGGTCTATGCAAGAATCCTGGGTGAAAAGATTGCCAGGCACCATGTGCAGTGCTGGATGATCAATACCGGGTGGACAGGCGGTCCACTCGGCGAGGGGCACCGGATCGGGATTGAGCATTCCCGTGCCATTGTCCGGGCTGTTCTGTCGGGCAAACTCGATTCCGTGCCCATGCGGAAGGAGCCGGTTTTCGGGTTCGAGGTTCCCGAGGTTTGTGAAGGTCTTCCGCCGGAGTTTCTGGATCCCCGGCAATTGTGGAAAGACCGTGGACTCTATGACACCCGGGCACGGGAACTTGTAGGACAATTCAAGGAATATTTTGATCACTTTTCCGAAGAGGTTCCGATCGAGATCCGCAGGGCCGGTCCCTGA
- a CDS encoding aromatic hydrocarbon degradation protein, which yields MKRFMMFAAFVLSLSFFFPFNAFATNGAQLIGVGATQKGMAGAVTAVPEDAITAISNPAGMATIGSRADFNGEFFMPRRQLDFTDLPVSPSAFAGPGEETGGGSELYALPALGWTAPAFNRDDVFFGGGFFATGGLGVDYDVIDAGGAFKDASVSSTFIFAKVQPAIAWNVNERLSVGAGVSIDWQLLDIQETFAAPSLGGINLDLGRAEGVYGLGANIGAIYKINDMITVGGSYTSRQYLPEMKYRIGDSDVKNLASGGYLASVESPGTVKLDLEFPQQFALGVAVTPLEALTLEFDVKWINWSATHDAVKLSGNFVRKNGLGTVIDHPSSIDLNFGWDDQWVFALGGRYAVNDALTVRAGYEYAKSPINEADVFNNVALPVTVEQHASLGASYNLGDHWGIAAAYMHAFKRDLSGKKDVPKAYQNLGFAATSKTRIQLVEDSIDLQLSYRF from the coding sequence ATGAAACGCTTTATGATGTTTGCTGCATTTGTTTTATCTTTAAGTTTTTTCTTTCCCTTTAATGCCTTTGCCACCAACGGCGCCCAGTTGATCGGGGTCGGGGCCACCCAGAAGGGGATGGCCGGTGCCGTGACGGCAGTGCCGGAAGATGCCATTACTGCGATCTCCAACCCTGCAGGCATGGCGACTATCGGGAGCCGGGCCGACTTCAACGGTGAATTTTTTATGCCACGGCGTCAGCTCGATTTTACAGATCTACCTGTTTCTCCCTCGGCCTTTGCCGGTCCCGGTGAAGAGACGGGAGGCGGCTCCGAACTTTACGCCCTGCCGGCCCTCGGCTGGACGGCCCCGGCCTTCAATCGGGACGATGTCTTCTTCGGGGGTGGTTTTTTCGCAACGGGAGGTCTTGGAGTTGACTACGATGTGATTGACGCTGGAGGAGCATTTAAGGACGCCAGTGTTTCCTCCACCTTTATCTTTGCCAAGGTCCAGCCGGCGATTGCCTGGAACGTGAATGAACGGTTGTCCGTCGGCGCCGGTGTCAGCATCGACTGGCAGCTCCTCGATATCCAGGAGACCTTTGCTGCTCCGTCATTAGGTGGAATCAATCTTGACCTTGGGCGGGCAGAAGGTGTCTATGGTCTGGGCGCCAACATCGGGGCGATCTACAAGATAAACGACATGATTACCGTCGGCGGTTCCTACACATCGAGGCAGTACTTACCGGAAATGAAATATCGTATTGGAGACAGTGATGTCAAGAATCTTGCTTCCGGTGGTTATCTTGCTTCCGTGGAGTCTCCAGGGACGGTAAAGCTTGATCTTGAATTTCCTCAGCAGTTTGCCCTCGGTGTTGCCGTGACCCCCCTGGAGGCACTGACGCTGGAATTCGACGTCAAATGGATCAACTGGTCCGCCACCCACGACGCCGTTAAACTCTCCGGCAATTTCGTACGGAAAAACGGTTTGGGAACAGTGATCGACCACCCCAGCAGTATTGACCTGAATTTCGGCTGGGATGACCAGTGGGTTTTCGCCCTCGGTGGGCGCTATGCCGTCAACGATGCCCTGACGGTTCGGGCCGGATATGAATATGCCAAGTCTCCCATCAACGAAGCGGACGTCTTTAATAATGTTGCCCTCCCCGTCACGGTAGAGCAGCACGCCAGTCTTGGCGCGAGCTATAATCTGGGTGACCATTGGGGCATTGCGGCGGCCTATATGCATGCCTTCAAAAGAGATCTTTCCGGGAAGAAGGATGTGCCCAAGGCGTACCAGAACCTTGGATTTGCGGCGACCAGCAAGACCCGCATCCAACTGGTGGAAGACAGCATTGACCTTCAGCTTTCCTACCGGTTCTGA
- a CDS encoding HAMP domain-containing histidine kinase — protein sequence MPAISKVTMFFCLFFTLIGLPVSALPLKAASSLPDLISLSPTLPQILGCGFLLILGIVIIFYLRYRQIQTIRTLRRHAERVADGDFNPRVPLQHHNELGRLAEAFNRMADAMEERTQALTRTNRELKDQDARKTRFLDVVAHDLRTPLTSIKAYSELLLRYPDESPETQREFLNIIQKESDRMAALINDYLDLTKLESGILSYHFRKVKLDDMIHESVRVHQAECRLKEMEIIPMIDGPLPPLRADPDRLNQVFTNLIHNAIHHSPPKGKITISASVKEENGNTWIEVAVADEGPGIPEEYHGMIFDKFRQIDTTKLPTKGGVGLGLPISKEILRRHQGTIRVDPDNQRGACFRFRLPLSFSD from the coding sequence ATGCCGGCAATATCAAAAGTTACGATGTTCTTCTGCCTGTTCTTCACCCTGATCGGACTGCCGGTTTCCGCCCTCCCGCTGAAAGCGGCATCGTCCCTTCCCGACCTCATCTCTCTCTCTCCCACCCTGCCGCAGATTCTCGGATGCGGGTTTCTGCTCATCCTGGGGATCGTGATCATTTTCTATCTCCGGTATCGGCAGATACAAACAATTCGAACCCTGCGCCGTCATGCCGAAAGGGTCGCCGATGGAGATTTCAATCCCCGGGTCCCCCTTCAGCACCACAATGAACTTGGACGGCTGGCAGAGGCCTTCAACCGGATGGCCGACGCCATGGAAGAGCGGACACAGGCCCTCACGAGAACCAACCGGGAGCTCAAAGACCAGGATGCCCGGAAGACCCGATTCCTCGATGTCGTCGCCCATGATCTGCGCACCCCCCTCACCTCCATCAAGGCCTATTCGGAACTGCTGTTGCGATATCCGGATGAATCTCCTGAAACGCAGAGGGAATTCCTCAATATCATTCAGAAGGAATCGGACCGGATGGCGGCCCTCATCAATGACTACCTCGATCTGACCAAGCTGGAAAGCGGCATCCTCTCTTATCATTTCCGGAAAGTTAAGCTGGACGATATGATCCATGAATCGGTCCGGGTCCACCAGGCGGAATGCCGGCTCAAGGAAATGGAGATCATTCCGATGATCGACGGCCCCCTCCCCCCTCTCCGGGCCGATCCCGATCGATTAAACCAGGTCTTCACAAACCTGATCCATAACGCCATCCATCATTCCCCCCCAAAAGGGAAGATCACCATTTCCGCCTCCGTAAAAGAGGAGAACGGAAACACATGGATCGAAGTCGCAGTTGCCGATGAGGGACCGGGGATCCCCGAAGAATATCATGGGATGATCTTCGACAAATTCCGTCAGATCGACACCACCAAACTGCCTACGAAAGGCGGGGTCGGTCTCGGCCTCCCGATCTCGAAGGAAATTCTTCGACGCCATCAGGGAACGATTCGGGTCGACCCGGACAATCAGCGGGGGGCCTGTTTCCGGTTCCGTCTCCCGCTTTCCTTCTCCGATTGA
- a CDS encoding thioredoxin domain-containing protein translates to METHGKTPNHLIREKSPYLLQHAWNPVEWYPWGEEALTRAKKEHKIIFLSIGYSTCHWCHVMEKESFENEAIAALLNDNFICIKVDREERPDLDQIYMAAVQAMTGSGGWPLNVFLTPDLKPFAGGTYFPPEDTPWGQIGIETLLTRVADLWRENPETVVENAERLTQAIRNAREKGPSGKISAALSRHAYESIAENYDNLYGGFGPAPKFPQGMTLSFLLRYHHRTGNPTALSMVEKTLQKMAQGGIYDQLGGGFHRYSTDERWLVPHFEKMLYDNALMAQVYLEAFQVTGFEKYSTTAREILDYVLRDMTAPAGGFYSAEDADSEGEEGTFYVWTPKEVEEVLGKQKGSIFNRFYGISPPGNFTKGKSIPNRWIDEASFAKDRKIPLTELRDILLHGKKRLFQARTERVRPRRDDKILTAWNGMMIGALAYAAEVLDEPRYARAGEKSARFIMKNLMEGKDLLRRYRDGEARYPGYLDDYAFFVQGLIELYQATFNPEWITTALSLNRKMVERFYDPKEGGFFFAREEDPTLLTRNKEFHDGAKPAGNAIALLNLLRLAEFTGRKDLRGMAEKTLKGMTAGIKEFPAAFPQSLTALEFLLSSPFEIIVAGSPKNEETHALIQAVTAPFVPNKVVALAGEKKSNLVKTLPFLTGKTSIQGIPAVYICRNHTCQRPLTDPVEVDRAMKNSGMVQGPALRISIGTSSEK, encoded by the coding sequence ATGGAGACTCATGGAAAAACACCGAATCACCTAATCCGCGAAAAAAGCCCTTACCTCCTTCAACATGCCTGGAATCCGGTGGAGTGGTATCCCTGGGGGGAAGAAGCCCTCACCCGGGCAAAGAAGGAACATAAGATCATCTTTCTCTCCATTGGATATTCCACCTGTCACTGGTGTCATGTCATGGAGAAGGAATCCTTCGAAAATGAGGCGATCGCAGCCCTGCTCAACGATAATTTCATCTGTATCAAAGTCGACCGGGAGGAGCGACCCGATCTGGATCAGATCTATATGGCCGCCGTACAGGCAATGACCGGAAGCGGCGGCTGGCCGCTCAACGTTTTCCTTACACCGGATTTGAAACCTTTCGCGGGGGGGACCTATTTCCCTCCGGAGGATACACCCTGGGGGCAGATCGGAATAGAAACCCTTTTGACCCGGGTTGCCGATTTGTGGCGTGAAAATCCGGAAACGGTTGTAGAAAATGCGGAAAGATTGACACAGGCAATCCGCAACGCTCGGGAAAAAGGTCCCAGCGGCAAGATTTCCGCCGCCTTGTCCCGGCATGCCTATGAATCAATCGCAGAAAATTATGACAACCTCTATGGAGGGTTTGGCCCGGCCCCCAAATTCCCACAGGGAATGACCCTCTCCTTTCTGCTCCGTTATCACCACCGCACCGGAAATCCGACAGCCCTCTCCATGGTGGAAAAAACACTACAGAAGATGGCACAGGGAGGAATATACGACCAGTTGGGAGGAGGTTTCCACCGTTACTCCACCGACGAACGCTGGCTCGTTCCTCATTTCGAGAAGATGCTCTACGACAACGCCCTCATGGCCCAGGTCTATCTGGAGGCCTTCCAGGTCACGGGCTTTGAAAAATACTCCACAACTGCCCGTGAAATCCTTGACTATGTATTACGTGACATGACGGCACCTGCGGGCGGGTTTTACTCCGCCGAGGACGCCGACAGTGAAGGAGAAGAAGGTACCTTTTACGTCTGGACACCAAAGGAGGTAGAGGAAGTGCTGGGAAAGCAGAAAGGGAGCATCTTCAACCGGTTTTACGGCATCTCTCCCCCCGGGAATTTTACGAAAGGGAAGAGCATTCCGAACCGATGGATCGATGAAGCGAGTTTTGCCAAAGATCGGAAGATCCCCTTGACGGAACTTCGGGACATCCTCCTCCACGGGAAAAAGAGGCTGTTCCAGGCACGGACAGAGCGCGTTCGCCCCCGCCGGGACGACAAGATCCTCACCGCCTGGAATGGAATGATGATCGGCGCCCTTGCCTATGCGGCAGAGGTCCTGGATGAACCCCGCTATGCCCGTGCCGGGGAGAAGTCAGCCCGGTTTATCATGAAGAATCTTATGGAGGGGAAGGACCTCCTCCGGCGCTACCGGGACGGGGAAGCAAGATACCCCGGCTATCTTGATGACTATGCCTTTTTTGTTCAGGGTCTGATCGAGCTCTACCAGGCCACCTTCAATCCCGAATGGATCACGACGGCCCTTTCATTAAACCGGAAAATGGTGGAGCGTTTCTACGACCCGAAGGAAGGAGGATTCTTTTTTGCCCGTGAAGAGGACCCCACCCTCCTGACCCGGAACAAAGAGTTCCACGACGGCGCCAAACCAGCGGGAAACGCCATCGCCCTGCTGAACCTCTTGCGTCTTGCAGAATTCACCGGCAGGAAGGATTTACGGGGGATGGCGGAGAAGACCTTGAAGGGGATGACGGCCGGAATCAAGGAATTTCCCGCTGCTTTCCCGCAAAGCCTGACGGCCCTGGAATTTCTCCTCTCCTCCCCCTTTGAGATTATCGTGGCGGGATCACCAAAAAATGAGGAGACCCATGCACTGATCCAGGCCGTCACCGCTCCCTTCGTTCCAAACAAAGTCGTCGCCCTGGCCGGAGAGAAGAAAAGCAATCTCGTAAAGACACTACCCTTCCTGACGGGAAAAACAAGCATCCAGGGAATACCGGCCGTCTATATCTGCAGGAACCACACCTGTCAACGTCCCCTGACCGACCCGGTGGAGGTGGACAGAGCCATGAAAAACAGCGGAATGGTTCAGGGACCGGCCCTGCGGATCTCGATCGGAACCTCTTCGGAAAAGTGA
- a CDS encoding DUF4124 domain-containing protein, translating into MKFRTFLSILLLLAFASASQAVIYKWVDHQGVAHFTDAQEKIPTAYRNEAVDFNRVKAAGSVTYDPASGKGTSSQPPSVEKAAKNPTVILYMTDW; encoded by the coding sequence ATGAAATTTCGTACTTTTCTGTCCATCCTCCTGTTGCTGGCCTTTGCTTCCGCCTCCCAGGCAGTCATCTATAAATGGGTAGATCATCAGGGGGTCGCTCATTTCACCGACGCCCAGGAAAAAATCCCTACGGCCTACCGGAACGAGGCGGTCGATTTCAACCGGGTCAAGGCCGCGGGAAGTGTTACATACGATCCGGCCTCCGGAAAGGGTACGTCGTCACAGCCCCCATCGGTCGAGAAAGCCGCAAAAAACCCCACGGTAATTCTCTACATGACCGACTGGTGA
- the gcvH gene encoding glycine cleavage system protein GcvH: protein MDMNPEDLKYSKDHTWVRVEEDEGTVGITDYAQESLGDIVYVDVPEIDDDVEAGEEVAEVESTKATSSVLSPVSGTVIEVNEDIEDAPETINEAPYGDGWIVRIKLSDPSELKGLMGAEAYQAFVEEESD, encoded by the coding sequence ATAGATATGAATCCTGAGGATCTGAAATATTCAAAGGATCACACTTGGGTCCGTGTCGAAGAGGATGAGGGAACGGTCGGGATTACGGACTATGCGCAGGAGAGCTTGGGCGATATCGTCTACGTTGATGTCCCGGAAATCGACGACGACGTGGAGGCCGGGGAAGAAGTGGCCGAAGTGGAATCGACCAAGGCCACATCGTCGGTGCTGTCTCCCGTGAGCGGGACGGTAATCGAAGTCAACGAGGATATAGAAGATGCCCCGGAGACGATCAATGAGGCCCCTTACGGAGACGGGTGGATCGTTCGGATCAAGCTCTCAGATCCCTCCGAGTTGAAGGGACTGATGGGAGCAGAGGCCTACCAGGCCTTCGTGGAGGAAGAGAGCGACTGA
- the lpdA gene encoding dihydrolipoyl dehydrogenase: MSEHVVIVGAGPGGYVAAIRAAQLGAEVTVVENDEVGGTCLNRGCIPTKALVYSAEALEMVRHARDYGVEVAGEVTYSLEAMMKRKDKVVSTQVKGIRSLFKSHKIRLIEGTGSLRDARTVTVQLREGGTEDVAADRIILATGSRPANIPVFPLDGEKIISSDDALFLKKLPGTLLVIGAGVIGCEFAFILNALGVKITMVEMMPHAIPLVDEEITALLERELKKKKIKLYCDEKIESVKENGEGKMVASLASGKEIITDQVLVSIGRTFNTDGLNLDAAGVKVGPRGNIEVNEKLETSVPGIYAIGDVTGGILLAHVASTEGIAAAENALGKESPVDYSVVPGAIFTMPEIGTVGLTEAQAREKGFDVAVGTFPYRGLGKSHAMGKITGMAKIVADAKTDRLLGMHILGAHASDIVQEGALVMKLGGTVRDLGDTIHSHPTLSEVVMETAHAVHGICIHLPKPKER, translated from the coding sequence ATGTCGGAACATGTTGTGATTGTCGGGGCGGGCCCCGGCGGATATGTGGCGGCGATCCGGGCGGCACAGCTCGGCGCCGAGGTGACGGTGGTGGAAAACGACGAGGTGGGGGGAACCTGCCTGAACCGCGGGTGCATCCCCACGAAGGCGCTGGTCTACTCGGCCGAGGCTTTGGAAATGGTGCGTCATGCCAGGGACTACGGGGTAGAGGTTGCAGGCGAGGTGACCTACAGCCTGGAGGCCATGATGAAACGGAAAGACAAGGTGGTCTCCACCCAGGTCAAGGGGATCCGGTCACTTTTCAAGAGTCATAAGATCCGCCTCATCGAGGGGACGGGGAGCCTCAGGGATGCCCGGACCGTGACCGTGCAGTTGCGTGAGGGCGGGACGGAGGATGTGGCCGCCGACAGGATCATCCTGGCGACCGGCTCTCGTCCGGCGAACATCCCCGTCTTTCCCCTGGACGGGGAGAAGATCATCTCCAGCGACGATGCGCTTTTTCTGAAAAAACTCCCCGGGACCCTCCTGGTGATCGGTGCCGGGGTGATCGGCTGCGAGTTTGCCTTCATCCTCAATGCCCTCGGGGTGAAGATCACCATGGTCGAGATGATGCCCCATGCCATTCCTCTCGTGGACGAGGAGATCACGGCTCTTCTCGAGCGGGAACTGAAAAAGAAGAAGATCAAGCTTTACTGCGATGAAAAGATCGAATCGGTGAAGGAGAACGGGGAAGGGAAGATGGTTGCCTCGCTCGCCTCCGGCAAGGAGATCATCACCGACCAGGTGCTGGTCTCCATCGGCAGGACCTTCAATACGGACGGTCTGAACCTGGACGCCGCAGGCGTGAAGGTCGGTCCCCGCGGGAATATCGAGGTCAATGAGAAATTGGAGACCAGCGTCCCCGGCATCTACGCAATAGGGGATGTGACGGGGGGAATCCTGCTGGCCCACGTTGCCTCCACCGAGGGGATCGCCGCAGCGGAGAACGCCCTCGGAAAGGAAAGTCCCGTCGATTACAGTGTTGTTCCCGGTGCGATCTTCACCATGCCCGAGATCGGGACCGTGGGATTGACGGAGGCGCAGGCGCGGGAGAAGGGATTCGACGTCGCCGTCGGGACCTTCCCCTACCGCGGACTGGGGAAATCCCATGCCATGGGAAAGATCACGGGGATGGCCAAGATCGTGGCCGATGCGAAGACCGACCGTCTTCTCGGGATGCATATACTGGGCGCCCATGCCTCGGATATCGTTCAGGAAGGTGCCCTGGTCATGAAACTGGGCGGGACGGTCAGGGACCTGGGGGATACGATCCATTCTCATCCGACCCTCTCCGAGGTGGTCATGGAGACGGCTCATGCCGTACATGGGATCTGTATTCATCTACCCAAGCCGAAAGAGAGGTAA